One region of Armigeres subalbatus isolate Guangzhou_Male chromosome 3, GZ_Asu_2, whole genome shotgun sequence genomic DNA includes:
- the LOC134219302 gene encoding uncharacterized protein LOC134219302, producing MSSSVAFSLEPYRRGTSFNDWFTRLKYFFRVNKVKEEDQLAYFITMSGPVIFAEMKLLFPGGNFEHAALDDIVSKLKNRLDKTDPDLVQRYKFGTRVQNPDESTEDFILNLKLQAEFCCFENFKEVAILDRLIAGITDNNLRQRLLSEDKLNLANAEKIIATWEVARANAGTANQPNLVHPAMVAAVANRPNVHMGVAATRLSKVYDFVRKDQEGSDDRESNSRGPVRSRLGFRPAERTHRIQGSEAWNFRQQGGQFGRQRQWTRPDYSQMICNFCGVKGHIRKKCFKLKNLNRDAVNLVESYRPGPSADRHITELLERMRTRDDEDDDDSDSDMRWKRGDNGAKDHRSGSLKQQLNGEGRMFLITREERASGMNDDMSTPGDEPPTGDVTNSPLASGEVEEEQARREGGKENVELPKVVGWWSSEDRSALGKNTVVLIIIMIEFWKFSD from the exons ATGAGCTCCAGTGTAGCCTTCTCACTAGAACCCTATCGTAGGGGAACATCGTTTAACGATTGGTTCACCCGGTTAAAATATTTCTTCAGGGTGAATAAGGTGAAGGAAGAAGACCAACTGGCCTATTTCATCACCATGAGTGGTCCAGTAATATTCGCAGAAATGAAGCTTCTTTTTCCGGGGGGAAACTTTGAACATGCAGCACTAGATGATATTGTGTCCAAGTTGAAGAATCGTCTGGACAAAACAGACCCTGATCTAGTACAAAGGTACAAATTTGGTACCAGAGTACAAAACCCAGATGAGTCAACGGAAGATTTCATTTTAAACTTGAAACTTCAAGCAGAATTTTGTTGCTTTGAGAACTTTAAGGAGGTCGCAATACTCGACCGCCTTATTGCCGGCATTACTGATAACAATCTTAGGCAGCGCCTATTAAGTGAAGACAAATTAAATCTAGCAAATGCAGAGAAAATAATCGCTACATGGGAAGTAGCTAGAGCGAATGCAGGGACAGCTAATCAACCGAACTTAGTGCATCCAGCTATGGTAGCCGCAGTTGCAAATAGGCCAAATGTACACATGGGCGTGGCGGCGACAAGATTATCCAAGGTTTATGATTTCGTTCGGAAAGACCAAGAAGGAAGTGATGATAGGGAAAGCAATAGCAGAGGGCCTGTAAGGAGCAGATTAGGGTTTCGACCGGCAGAGCGAACGCACAGAATCCAAGGATCGGAGGCATGGAATTTTCGGCAGCAGGGAGGACAGTTTGGAAGACAAAGACAGTGGACACGACCTGACTATTCACAAATGATATGcaatttttgcggtgtgaaagGTCACATCCGTAAAAAGTGCTTCAAACTAAAGAACCTTAACCGTGATGCAGTCAACCTAGTTGAATCGTATAGACCAGGACCCTCCGCTGACCGTCACATTACGGAGCTGTTGGAGAGAATGCGTACTAGGGACGACGAAGATGATGACGACAGCGACTCAG ATATGCGTTGGAAACGTGGTGATAATGGCGCAAAAGATCACAGGTCAGGATCTCTAAAGCAACAACTCAATGGCGAGGGCCGAATGTTTTTGATTACGAGGGAGGAGCGAGCCAGCGGAATGAACGACGATATGAGTACCCCGGGAGACGAGCCGCCCACTGGCGATGTGACGAATAGCCCACTGGCCAGTGGCGAAGTGGAAGAGGAACAGGCTCGAAGGGAGGGAGGAAAAGAAAACGTCGAACTTCCGAAAGTCGTCGGGTGGTGGAGCTCCGAAGATCGAAGCGCCCTAGGAAAGAACACCGTAGTGCTGATTATCATTATGattgaattttggaaattttcggattag